A stretch of Anaeromyxobacter dehalogenans 2CP-1 DNA encodes these proteins:
- a CDS encoding ABC transporter ATP-binding protein, translated as MQPAPLIRIEGLGKTYLMGEKRLEVLRGIDLEIAAGELVALTGPSGAGKSTFLHLLGALDVPTRGRVLFEGEDVFGRGEDGLAAFRNQTIGFVFQSHHLLPEFTALENAMMPALIRRVARGDARRRAAEMLETVGLGERMEHRPGELSGGEQQRVALARALCLQPKLLLADEPTGNLDPQTAEGIHALLADLNVRMGITAVVVTHNERLAAALPRRLRLVQGRLA; from the coding sequence ATGCAGCCCGCGCCGCTCATCCGCATCGAGGGTCTGGGGAAGACCTACCTCATGGGCGAGAAGCGCCTGGAGGTGCTCCGCGGGATCGACCTGGAGATCGCCGCCGGCGAGCTGGTGGCGCTCACCGGCCCGTCCGGCGCCGGCAAGAGCACCTTCCTGCACCTGCTGGGCGCGCTCGACGTGCCCACCCGCGGGCGGGTCCTGTTCGAGGGGGAGGACGTGTTCGGGCGCGGCGAGGACGGCCTGGCCGCGTTCCGGAACCAGACCATCGGGTTCGTGTTCCAGAGCCACCACCTGCTGCCCGAGTTCACCGCGCTGGAGAACGCCATGATGCCGGCGCTCATCCGCCGCGTGGCCCGCGGCGACGCCCGCCGCCGCGCCGCCGAGATGCTGGAGACGGTCGGCCTGGGCGAGCGGATGGAGCACCGGCCCGGCGAGCTGTCCGGCGGGGAGCAGCAGCGCGTCGCGCTGGCCCGCGCGCTGTGCCTCCAGCCGAAGCTGCTGCTCGCGGACGAGCCGACCGGCAACCTCGACCCCCAGACCGCCGAGGGAATCCACGCCTTGCTCGCAGACCTGAACGTCCGGATGGGAATCACCGCGGTGGTGGTGACGCACAACGAGCGGCTCGCCGCGGCGCTGCCGCGCCGGCTCCGCCTGGTCCAGGGACGGCTCGCTTGA